From the Hippocampus zosterae strain Florida chromosome 13, ASM2543408v3, whole genome shotgun sequence genome, the window AGCCCTACTGCTCTcatgtggtggtggtgatgtgaggttgggggggaggggcagcAGAGTGATGCCGATTGTGAAATAAGCACACCACTTtgattttttaattgatttggtTCTAATTAGTTTTTAAACagggtttgttagtttttagaAAATGATgagtttgatttatttattttaaaaatcggtttaagtatatatatatatatatatatttttttttttttttaaacctgtacatgagaagaaagaaagaacgtGAGCACTGCATGTAGATTGCACTTCATATCCCAGTTCTCCGGGTGCAGGATTAACGCATGGAGACGGAGTCTGTGATGTATACGCAGAAGAAGCCTGCGGCAGACACAAGGGATAAAGAAGGAAATTGAGAGAAATTGGATTGAGGGAAAGCAAACACAGACTCTGGCCGCAGGCTGTCATATACAAGCTGTTGTATCACAGCCTGGAGTATGCAACGGTCTCCGTGTATGTGCTTTTGCAATATTCTAAACAGATACCGAAATGAAAGTGTATGTGGCGTTGAGGGCAAGGTATTGCTTGAAATATCCATGACATGACGAGTGTGACATCTGAACCAGACGACATAACCTCATAGCTACAAACCAAAAAgtcaattcatccattttctacataaTTTGACCTCATCGGTGTTGATGGTTAGCTGGACTTtaaaacccttgtgtgctccaaattaaaaaggccttaagttacgcattgtacaatttttgtaatgatgtattttgtgttataaaaacattttttttcaaacactcaaaatgttcagaggcatctgtgctatccatacatatatagtttttattagttctttgagattttttattctttattttttgcaaaagggaaaaaaaattgtgtctggaggtcccaaccaagccctactaacaatcccgaccggacgtgttcatgtaaaatgcattggtttgaagcctcctgcaaaaaggcaaactcatttgcgatcctctgacgccacctaaagttgcaaaatttgaatgacctcaacccaacaatgtggcatgcttacgtctgtccaagcgaaaacaaagcgattgacgtaaaaatcgtgtgaaatgcatgtatacacattaggtttacgatgcattcaaaaatatgaattataatgggtctctatggtgcaaaatatgtaaattgtgaagattaaggtatcaaaacgtttttttattattgctgcaatgcctgagaattatcagccagtgacgtcatgaaatttaggccattttagaacccctccataagtttcagctctctcgtgtttttctgaatgcctttgcctttgattcaaagacatcatttcacatttatcgcaagcggtgcactacgagggttaagaggGCACTTCTAGAAAAACAAGCAGAATTTGCATTCGGCCACTGTTTCCGTCAGTATTTCAGTCCATCCCTTGTCGGGGACAGCCACTCAGCGGAGAGAAGACGGTCCGTAGAGGTTTCTCTGTGTGACGGTACGCCATGTAACCAACTGTGTGCCATGTTTGTGCCAATGGCATCAGTAACTTAAACATCCTTGAAGGCACCATTAATGGTGAAAGGTACATACAGGTTTCGGAGAAACATGCCGACATCCAACCATTGTCTTATTCAGGGACGCCCCTGCTTATTTTAGCAGGACAACGGCAAAACACATTCTGCAAGTATTAGTACTACGACTTCTTGGCTTTTAATACCACATGACCTCCAGAAGACGTGTATGAGTTCACAATAAAGGccaacaattttcttttttttcagagcaTTCACTGCTGATTGCAGAAGGTGCTGCTTGCAAGGCAAATTAAAGATTTTTTGCCAAGTGTGATTGCTATCGACAGATCCAATAAGTCTcacgcaaaataaataaataaatccagccAATGTGTTGCTGCCGTATCCAGGACCGCAGTCATCTTCCCTCCTGTCAAATGTTTCGAGGGAGGTCAGTGGCAGCAAGTGGGAAGGGCCTGAGGTGGTTTGGAACACTTAAAAGCATGTAAAacaatcatcttactagtgtatAGCACAGATGAATTTTAGGATCATTGAATTGGCAACGCCTCATCGTTTCATTTAAAAGACCGATTGAGCCATTTCCATGCCTTTTATTGATCTTGTGGCTTGTTGAGCAATATCTTTTAgggaattttttgttgttgttgtcaggtACAATCAGATTTGTATGTTTTCTTGCTCTGCATCATTAATTCCTCATATAACGCTGTGGGGTTGTTTTCTTAAATATAACACACAAGGTAGCTCCATTAGAGCAGATAAAACAAAGCAGCAAACTCTGCAGAGTACAATTTGCACTGGTAATGAGTTGAAACAAGAAAGTTTTGCCCTGGTGCTTGTTAGGAACACCCCTTTGAGGAAATCGGATCTTGCTTGTCTGGCTTTGGTTTTCATTCATATATAGGGGAGAGAAAACATGTTGCCTTTGGGCCGcctactcctttttttttctctttatttatcTAGGATTATTCACAAAATAGTGGGAGGGTTTCtaactgattgacattttaatttggaaaatgaCTGGGTGGACTCGTAGGCTGCGGTGCTcaaaattattgttattaattgCACTCTAGCTTGCACGAAATGACCTTTTTGCATAAGTATTGTTAACCAGTATTTCACACAACCAGACATATTCAGGTCCTCGAGGACTCTGTGTGTTATTTGCACAACTACCTTTTGATCAACAATGCTCACTGTCTGTCCTGTAATCTGAACCCATGTGTTTATGTCCCGATTCAGGACTTCTCAATGTATATTTTGTCAAAGTGGAATGTTTACTGCAGTTCTAGAACGACTGAAACCAACATTACTTGGCCAATATTGATTCTGAAGATTAATCTTCTTgccaatgtttgtgtttaaatgcCATATTGATTATCAATAGAAGCAAATGgctcacttatttttttaattgcactttcttATGTGTgagctaattgatgtgactcaGTCAAGAGGAAAACAATAACCAAGTTGAACAAGAACTCATACCAAGTGAAACAACATCAAgacatcacagatttttttttctcatctatTCTATTGTAGTCCAGTAAGATTGTCAGACAAAATAGCTCACATGAAAGCCAATCAGCCCGTGTGTATTTCTGAATAACGCCAGTGAGGTTGCAGCCTTTTGATGGGAGCAATCACTGTGGGAATGTGCCAGTTCATCACGTCAAGAGCTGAAACTTCTCAGTTGGGCGGCCATCAGGCAATCAGTTCATGCTGTAGACGAAATGCTTCCATCTGGTGTCTTGACGTCGCATTCAACCTGCTGGACGTGTGCCATTCATGACTGCTTACGCCTGAGACACCTGATGGATGGCTCACAGCTTCCTTTCTAGACCAAAGTTTTCCAACTTTAACTGAAAAACGGCACCACCAGACGCAATGTCGCAAAAGTTATGTTGAAAGTCGTCTCACGTAATTCACACATTTACATGACTTATGTAATACGAATCGGAGCctgtttagttgaacacaagGCTGCTGCTGGGGAAATGGCAACAGGTTACTTTTACTTTCTGCCTTTTCGCAGAAGATAGAATACATAAACGAATGAAGTCATATTACAGTGATGGCTTGAGGAAACCGACTTGCACGTTTTTTAGCTTCAAGTAATCACCGGGACAATGTTTTGCTTTGATTTGTCGGTGCAAATTTGAGATGCCAGCGCTGTTATAATGGCAGTTAATACACTTCACCTCACTTCACGACCAGCAGCAGCAACTCATCAAAAACGCTTCAGGTTGTTCAAGTTTACGGTCACACTAAaagtaaaacaaagagaatgacaTGTTGTGTAATTAAACATTTCGCAACGTCTGCTAAATTGAATGCTAACAAGCAATGCAAAACTTCGGCGACATGCTAGAAGAATGCGTGTTTTAATATAAATGGCAGAGCAACACATTTAGACAGATAATATAAAGGCAATCCAAAATAATACTCACACATTTATAATCCTTTCTGGAATATATCAATTACAGCATTTTACTGAGTCACCTATAAGAGCAGAAACAGAAGGAGGCCCACTCCTTCGTTTGAGTCTGCATGACTATACAGTATTAtactgccacctggtggcctgtatgaaatatttttctaggatggcatttgcattcatttcagtggggaaagCTTAGTTGAGATACTATATACGTCTCTTCAGTTGCAAGCAGGGTCATTGAATTAAATAAAGTCAtatttcaaggcaccactgtatgtgTAGTAAGTTTTCAGATCAATTAAGTGAATTCATATAATTCCCCGGCGGTCCACTGtttagcgtgttgacctcacagtgcagaggttatgggttcgatcccggctctggccttcctgtgtggagtttgcatgttctccccgggcctgcgtgagttttcttcgcacactccggtttcctcccacattccaaaaatcatgcatggcaggctgattggatactctaaattgtccctagatgtatGTGAGTGCGAGagcggatggtcgttcgtctctgcgtgccgtgcgattggctgacaactggttcaGATAGGGCCCAGCATCCCCCATGACCCCtgtcggatcggaaaatggatggatgtcatttCCCACAGCTCATAGTGGTTGGGTATAACTGTGGGCTGGTTATACGCAAGGGCAAGATGGGCAACCCACAAAAGAACTTGCCCCCTCATATCAAATCCGAACAAGCTCTTCTATCTTGTGTCCTAGGAAATCTATTGTCTGCAGTGAAAGCTTCATCATTTGAAGCTTTGTCTTTAACATGGAACACCTAAACTGGACAGGGCTTACAGTGGAAGCCTAAGAAAGTGCAACCCCTCTTTTGGGGATTGGACACTGATTACAAGCCAGTTCCACAACAAAGAGGAGAATCACATCGTGTCATTACATATAGTTATTTAATAACTGGATCTTTGGTGAGTAGAACAACTAAACAGAAGAACAACGTGACTTGTTTCACAAATCCCTTTATTTCACTCAGTAGAGGGTCACGGTTCACATCATACtataaaaatacacaatacaGTATTCACATTTGCAATGTGACAACCATGGGAACACTTTACATGGCAATATTATGATGCCAAGTCTCAAATTCTCAATGCAACACAGAGATAAAGCAGCAGATATCACAGATAATTGTATTGAAGAACAGAACAtcaataaaatgtatatttaaacTCTTCTTCATACAAAACTGAgtctatatactgtacattgatgAGTTTGTATTTACATACACACGTTTGGAATAATCACAATGGCCTATACAGTATACAAAGATGTTTGAAAGGGATACTCTGTGTTCCTTTAGTTTATGTATCCTGTTAGACAAATACTGAATAAACTAGTTGATGCACATATGTTCAATACCATTattaaatgtaccggtacttttgaCACCGATTTTAAATTGGTCTTTtagtacattgttttttttaagatagtttccttttttttgtattttaagttTGACTCAGCTgtgacgtttcagaaaaaaaattccacccaTTTCTGAACCTTACTTTTTCAAAATCAGATATATTACAACATATACGAGTGTTGTATTATTATGATGAAACCATGatgtgcgagaaaaaaaaatgagggcagaTTCTGATTCGGCACAAAAATAATCGAGAATAATTTACTTGCATCTGAGATTAAaactatttgtaaaaaaaacattttaatagttGACAAGTGGAGTATATGAGTTCACATTAAACAACAGTAAACATAAACATCAAACAAGAGCAATGTAGTGAACTCAAGTAAAATGATCGCAACATGTTTCTCCGTCATATGTTTACTCACTTAACGCTGCATGAAACGTTGATTTTCAGTCCGTTTAACCGTTTCAAATATCTTCCTTGGCACAGGCCTTTTTGGAATATTCTGGCCGGAATATTGTATCATCATAAGGGtagaaattacaaaaatattatatttaCAATTCAAGTCGAATTGATGCTGTAAAATCATcattcaacagttttttttctcctttttggaTTTCTTACATTCACATGTTGCAAGATTATGGAATCACACACCCCAATAAAACTGCTCCACTTTCTCCACCTTCCGCTCCTCCATTTGCAGCGACGACCACCATACATGCAACACTCCGCGAGACAGTCTCAACATCCGGTGCCTTCTCAGAGGGTCGCACTTCTGCTGCTTCACCCGATTCTGAACAGGACACTGCATCAGCTACCAAAAGTAGCACCACCTAAGTAGTCATTTACCATATCCAAACAATTGTAATAATTTGTCATGTCTTTAAGTGTTTGTATTTTGCAGCTATGTGAATACTATACATAGCTGTTAATAAGCTTTGAAGAGGTGGTCATGATGAGGGAGGCAGGATGCTGTGTCACAGGTTCTTCCTTTGTCGTCAGTATGAGTTTCTGGATagggagaaaacaaacacaacaaaacatacACTTGGAAACATGAACGAATTTCAGTATGTGATCAAGGCTGATGAGAAATCAATCTTCATTTCCTTACCAAGAATACAGATTTGTAAAGCATCTTCCAAAGGTATTAATCTCTTGATAAGTTCAAAAAACGTTTTAAGATGATGTTTAGTGATAGCTTTCCATGTTAAATTCTTAATATAGGTAAGTAATTTATAAATATCTGTTGGGCACATCAaatacacatgttttttttcacactttgtGACAGGGCTCATGACATTGGGTGACTATTCAGAACTATTAGAACTAGGCCGGTGCTGTAGTAATCTCTGGTGGTTGTTTGCTTCAGCAGGGCGAGGAGGACATCTGTTCGTATTCAGGACACTTGAGGAGGGCGGGGTAGTTGGAGGAGTTCATCTGGAGAGAAGCCTCGGAGGAGATGGACGAGGGGCTGCGGCCGCGGCTAGCCCAAGCATCCGGATGGAGGAACTGCCCCGAGTAATCGGAGCAATTGCTGAGGCGAGGCCGGTAGAAGCCCTGGTGGGGCCGGTACATCTCCTCCGCTGTGTAGCGCTTCATAAACAGGTACACGGACATCACGCCGGCCGTCTGAAATGGAAAATGGCGTGTTAGAAAAAGAACCACAATCCGTACTAGTGGCAAATTCAGGAGTATTTTGCCTTTTTGGCACATCAAATGTCAGTTGAAGGCTTTCATGgaattgttgttgctgttgataTTTCCGCCAGAGGTCACCACAATACGCCACTCGCATAATTTGTTTGCCACAGTTTTGAAGCAAGATGGCCTTCCTGAcccaatccattcattttcatttctttttttaatccttaaTCTGCACTGACTGGGAATCCACAGCGTCAGTATAAAAGGCGGCAGCATGGACCGCCCCAGTGCTTCTATTAAGATCCTTATCTAGTCATTGTGCAATTTTATACGTTAACCACTAGAGAGCGCTGTGATTGCACCATAGAGACATCCTTTTGAAGCAAagtacagacaaaaaaatagtCCGTTTTTCCATGTATGCTTTGAATGACAATTAGAAATCTTAAAAGATTGCCTGTACAAGTTTAGGTTTCATGACAGTGACATcaaaaggttttctccgggtgctccggtttcctcccacatttcaaaaatatgcatggcaggctgattgaacactctaaattgtccctaggtgtgagtgtgagcgtgaacggttgttcgtctctgtgtgccctgcgattggctggcaaccgattcagggtgtcccccgcctactgcccggagacagctgggataggctccagcaccccccgcgaccctagtgaggatcgagcggctcggaagatgaatgaatgaatgaatgaatgacatcaaAAGGGATTACTTCCATTCCGTTAATTCCAAACAGAAAACATAATCCTTAACAAGAAGCGTGTTTAATATAAGAGATTTTATCGGATGTCGTTGCTAAATGCATCAGTGCAGTCGTTGACTGGTTAGTTGAGAAGAAAAGGTGCAATGTATAGTTTCCCCTGCTGACATCAAATATAATATTTCAAGAATGTTGGGGAGCAAATTACTAAATGGTCaaggtaaaataatattttagagACTAACTTAAGACTCAGggatatgaatgaaaaaaaaaaacgttttttggagCTGGATCCAAATTAGAAGCTTTGCTGCAATGTTGGCATTACCTCAGTGAGGAGGAAAGAGATGGCAGCAAAGGCAAACGACCATCCGTACTTATAGCTGAAGTAGGCCTCGTTGCTTTTGGTCCTATTCAACATTTCATCATTGATGTTTGAGATGTACAAGACCAGACCAACCACCAGGGACAGACCTGTGACACAGAAACAACACATTAGTATTCCACAGCCACCGTTTTTACTCTGAATCTACAGGAGAAAGTATCATTCATGAGAAACTTAAGTAGATTtaatgaggacaaaaaaaaacattgattacTCTAACAATTAACACGTTAGGGATTTGCAGCTGAAATTCAGTGAAAGGCAGACgacatcctggactggtcagCAGTCAATCACAGTGCACATATAGTCTtggacaaacattcacactgatTGCACACACTCACTGACTGGGAACTGTTCACACACGAAGACAACAATTTTCTCAGTGTTTTATTTAGGCTTGGCCATTTTATATAGCACTTCGCCTGTTAAGGGTTACAGGAAAGTCTATCCCAGTTGTGAGACGTACAGGAAgtacttatttttatttggcaTCAAATCCTACGAAATGAGAACATGGTCCCACATATGGGGCTCAATTTTCATAGACAGGCACAGGTGTGCTCAGTGTAATAACTGGTACATCTTCAATTTGGTTATCGAGGCAAGTCTAGTTTACCGTGTTTTGGAATTTGGAAGACCGTGCTGCACTTTTATTGGCCCTGCCCGTAACGTACCTGACAATTTTATTAGACCagataaaagcaggtctaagttgtggtgcagATGGGCTAACGCAATTTGGGTGGATTGATTTGAGTCACAGGCCGAAGGACTATCAGCTCCTTGGACGTGTGTGGCGGATGTCCTCGTATGGGGGTGAAAGCCAACCTCCAGGAGCCCATGTCAAAGTGGCCAACGTTATGACATCCTCAAGTGCAGACcttcttgcagttccttttaaATTGACTCTCTGCACGCCGATTTCTTTTATGGTTTCCAGCGAGCCCTTCCAAAATATAGACCGCACGTCTGTGCTGAAAGAAGGCGTATGCATTCACTCTCACAAACGCGCAATCGCTCCTTTCCAGCTGTGCCATCtacgaaaataccaaaagaaagaaaactccacctgtTCGGAAAGTTACAATGCAGTGTGCTAGACTCGCATTGGGCACGAAAACAGGGCCCATGGTGTCCCTCTGCGAGTAGAAGCCCAAAGTAGCCCAGTACCTGATAAGATGAAGAAGATTCCCGAAACAAAGGCCAGGATGGTGCGATGTGGTCGAATATGGCCAATGTTGCTGAGCACAAAACCAATGAACATAAAGAAGAGGCTGACCAGTGGGAAAGGTGTGGCCGAACGGATCATCTCTATAACGAAACAGAAatgaagatttttattttatttttttaaccaagcaAGAGTCGCAACCTGTGGTTTTCCATTACAAGTATTGTTTGGCATAAATTTAAAGTTTACATGTACATCAAAATGTAGTTTGACCCTCCTAGTGAGAGCAAATGGCACTCAAAATCAAAAAGGCTGAGTCATTCTTGGAAGCTTCATACGCCGTGTTGAGTTAAACGTGCAGTTTTGTGCACAAAGACTTCACCATTAAAGTGCTTGTATACAAATAATTTGGTCTCAATGTAAAGTGCATGCCAATCCATCAAAATGCAAATACACAACCAAGCACATCATTTGCACTTCAGGATCTAACACTTGGCTACGAGCGGCCTTGCCACCTAATTGTGTAAACACGACAAGCTTTTAAAAGCTTGACAAGATGTACTTACTCAGGACACTGACAGTGGACTCTGAAGTCATCTGGACTTTAGTGGGCATCACATATTCAATGGTAAAACAGCGACCTTTCTCCTCCCCTAGAAGGAAGAAGAGGCAGACAATCAGCTTGGCTTGCACACACTTAAGTCATTATTGTTATGATTATTAAGCATATCCATCACTGCTATGGGGCACAAtatttcatcatcatttattttgttatttattgtgtTGTGGCTAATCTTTGCATGGGTGCGTTAGCTTTTTGCTGATTT encodes:
- the LOC127612772 gene encoding voltage-dependent calcium channel gamma-5 subunit — encoded protein: MSLCGRKALTLLSSVFAVCGLGLLGIAVSTDYWLYLEEGVILPLNQSTEIRMSLHSGLWRVCFLAGEEKGRCFTIEYVMPTKVQMTSESTVSVLKMIRSATPFPLVSLFFMFIGFVLSNIGHIRPHRTILAFVSGIFFILSGLSLVVGLVLYISNINDEMLNRTKSNEAYFSYKYGWSFAFAAISFLLTETAGVMSVYLFMKRYTAEEMYRPHQGFYRPRLSNCSDYSGQFLHPDAWASRGRSPSSISSEASLQMNSSNYPALLKCPEYEQMSSSPC